In a genomic window of Helianthus annuus cultivar XRQ/B chromosome 10, HanXRQr2.0-SUNRISE, whole genome shotgun sequence:
- the LOC110883638 gene encoding uncharacterized protein LOC110883638, with amino-acid sequence MIKAIVRAIFNYFGRKAQVKGKRPREDLGTFDCDEGRKAQVKQKRPCEDLGESSSATAAASGTEAQVTEEDEEFFTKNRHPYDVYPYPDIVYQYEGTRLVQKVFFPPSRLNYVRLVKRRGPITPEEAAIKEPYYHHLVASGWGGKVKPMGKQWLARLS; translated from the exons ATGATCAAAGCTATAGTGCGAGCCATTTTCAACTATTTTG GTAGAAAAGCTCAAGTGAAAGGGAAACGCCCTCGTGAGGATCTTGGTACGTTTGACTGTGATGAAG GTAGAAAGGCTCAAGTGAAACAAAAGCGCCCTTGTGAGGATCTTGGTGAGAGTTCATCAGCAACTGCGGCTGCTTCTG GTACCGAAGCTCAAGTGACAGAAGAAGACGAAGAATTCTTTACCAAGAACCGACATCCGTATGATGTATATCCATATCCTG ATATTGTGTACCAATACGAGGGAACTCGCTTAGTGCAAAAAGTCTTTTTCCCTCCCTCCCGCCTCAATTACGTACGGCTTGTTAAAAGAAGAGGACCTATAACTCCCGAGGAAGCCGCTATAAAGGAGCCATACTATCATCACCTTGTTGCTTCTGGCTGGG GTGGCAAAGTTAAACCGATGGGAAAACAATGGTTGGCCAGGCTTAGTTGA